Proteins from one Bacteroidota bacterium genomic window:
- a CDS encoding tyrosine-type recombinase/integrase, translated as MFLSKSPYGIYYLYYKNEFGRTHKVSTRARLKSDALKFLMSFNIDRERRTCPKLFSQFYSEFIEFSKNNLREGTVELYGLTKKFFLEIIGDVTLESLTPFHWDKYKSLRLTKVSPVTVNIELRNLRSLLNKALRWNCISKNPFSLQALCYVPEKFPEYFTKEEFSSFYNTIKEDWFKDLILFGVLTGMRRSEIINLQWKNIDLEKKTIQIVSSPSFRTKAGKKRIIPIHNKLIPMLQQKFNADSEFYVFTYIDRKISGNFITHKFKDIVTLSGVKKKGLHIHSLRHTFASWLVQDGVPLYEVQKLLGHSTITVTEIYAHLQPFQLHNTVNKIHIDYPIQHS; from the coding sequence ATGTTTCTATCAAAATCTCCATACGGTATTTACTATCTGTATTACAAAAATGAATTTGGGCGCACTCATAAAGTTTCCACAAGAGCGCGTCTAAAATCCGATGCATTAAAATTCTTAATGTCATTCAACATTGATAGGGAGAGAAGAACATGCCCTAAATTATTCTCTCAGTTCTATTCCGAATTTATAGAGTTTTCAAAAAATAACCTGCGGGAGGGAACAGTGGAATTGTATGGACTCACGAAGAAATTTTTTCTTGAAATAATTGGGGATGTCACACTGGAATCACTAACGCCGTTTCATTGGGATAAATATAAATCTCTTAGGCTTACCAAGGTTTCTCCTGTAACGGTAAATATCGAACTTCGCAACCTTAGAAGTTTGCTCAATAAGGCTTTACGATGGAATTGTATCTCAAAAAATCCTTTCTCGCTACAAGCGTTGTGTTATGTACCGGAAAAATTTCCAGAATACTTTACGAAGGAAGAATTTTCCTCGTTTTATAATACAATCAAAGAAGATTGGTTTAAGGATTTGATACTGTTCGGTGTTTTGACTGGTATGAGGAGAAGCGAAATAATTAATCTACAATGGAAAAATATTGATCTCGAAAAGAAAACAATTCAGATAGTTTCAAGTCCATCATTTAGAACTAAGGCAGGGAAAAAGAGGATAATTCCCATTCACAACAAACTGATACCTATGCTGCAACAAAAGTTTAATGCTGATTCTGAATTTTACGTTTTCACATATATTGATAGAAAAATAAGTGGAAATTTTATAACGCATAAATTTAAAGATATAGTAACACTGAGTGGAGTGAAAAAGAAAGGGCTTCATATTCACTCATTAAGACATACATTTGCAAGTTGGTTAGTGCAAGATGGTGTTCCGTTGTATGAAGTGCAGAAACTCCTTGGCCATAGTACCATTACCGTAACAGAAATATACGCTCATTTGCAGCCATTCCAACTCCATAACACTGTGAACAAAATTCATATTGACTATCCTATTCAACATTCCTAA
- a CDS encoding PQQ-binding-like beta-propeller repeat protein — translation MSLIIVGCSAVLSGCGSLLKLRAPIRHSSDDVTMFGKTASREFTDSSTFTFPLKVIWEYDASAGFGNGSPIVIGNILFMGTLQGELHAVDIETGKRVSYMKTFAPVSSSPIFYKKYLIVGTEANSENLLSIDTEDGDIRWTQNVGGVVSSPAIKDDLLFVGGLDGKFYCFEAAYGSKKWVFDTGYPIRSSSCVSGELVFCANTNGTVFAFDMNTGSVKWKYKTKNGVFAGITEAHGKIFAGSRDSNLYVLAAASGALERKISVGNMIMSTPAIDNNAIYVPLMDGSISSFSISDGSLIWKFQSKSAINTTPIITPQAIFVTSLDQFVYAISPVDGSVLWKRDFESRIKTTPLVWKNSLIIACEDKNIYLLR, via the coding sequence TTGTCGTTAATAATCGTTGGCTGTTCTGCAGTCTTAAGCGGATGTGGATCGCTGCTTAAACTTCGCGCTCCAATACGCCATTCATCGGATGATGTCACAATGTTTGGGAAGACTGCTTCCCGCGAGTTTACAGATTCATCGACATTTACATTTCCCTTAAAGGTAATTTGGGAATATGATGCATCGGCGGGGTTTGGCAATGGCTCTCCGATTGTTATTGGAAATATTTTATTCATGGGCACATTGCAGGGGGAACTGCACGCTGTGGATATTGAAACTGGAAAACGAGTCAGTTACATGAAGACCTTTGCACCTGTGTCATCTTCTCCTATTTTTTATAAAAAATATCTTATCGTTGGAACCGAAGCAAATAGTGAAAATCTTCTCTCAATTGATACGGAAGATGGTGATATCCGTTGGACACAAAATGTCGGCGGGGTTGTTTCATCTCCGGCGATTAAGGATGATCTGTTGTTTGTCGGTGGTTTGGATGGAAAGTTCTATTGTTTTGAAGCTGCCTATGGTTCCAAAAAATGGGTGTTTGATACTGGGTATCCAATCAGATCATCATCATGCGTATCGGGTGAACTTGTTTTTTGTGCGAATACGAATGGGACAGTTTTTGCGTTTGATATGAACACCGGTTCAGTCAAATGGAAATACAAAACAAAAAACGGTGTGTTTGCCGGTATCACAGAGGCACACGGGAAAATCTTTGCCGGATCACGCGATTCGAATCTTTATGTACTGGCAGCTGCATCCGGTGCTCTAGAACGAAAAATCTCTGTCGGAAATATGATCATGTCTACTCCGGCGATAGATAACAACGCTATTTATGTTCCGTTGATGGATGGTTCCATTTCTTCATTTTCCATTTCCGATGGCTCGCTCATATGGAAATTCCAATCAAAAAGTGCAATAAATACTACCCCCATAATAACACCGCAAGCAATATTTGTGACATCATTGGATCAATTTGTCTATGCTATTTCACCAGTTGATGGCTCGGTGCTTTGGAAAAGAGATTTCGAAAGCCGAATTAAAACTACACCGCTTGTCTGGAAGAACTCATTAATTATTGCTTGTGAAGACAAAAACATCTACCTACTTCGGTAA
- a CDS encoding Crp/Fnr family transcriptional regulator — MSEEVEVLRNVPIFSELSDKDLEHIAALGVRKKYKKGSIILLEEETGAALFVIITGKVKIVRMDDDGREVILSILGESDFFGEMAILDGSTRSASVVATSKSELFMIHRGDFLKSLTDYPSVAIGLLRELTGRLRKADAQIKSLSLKDAAGRVANVVLQLADDVGVFRKGKVEIDELPLQQDLANMAGTSRETISRMIHKFIKKGYLQLQGSKLIINDYENFKTLHS, encoded by the coding sequence ATGTCAGAAGAAGTCGAAGTGCTTCGCAATGTTCCTATTTTTAGCGAATTAAGCGATAAAGATCTTGAGCATATTGCTGCACTCGGTGTTCGTAAAAAATATAAAAAGGGGAGTATCATCCTTTTAGAAGAGGAGACTGGTGCCGCACTTTTTGTTATTATTACCGGAAAGGTGAAGATTGTGCGAATGGATGATGATGGAAGAGAAGTGATTCTTTCTATTCTCGGTGAAAGCGATTTCTTTGGGGAAATGGCGATACTGGATGGTTCAACACGCTCTGCAAGTGTTGTTGCTACATCCAAATCTGAATTGTTTATGATTCACCGCGGAGATTTTCTGAAGTCACTTACGGATTATCCTTCCGTTGCGATTGGACTGCTGCGTGAATTGACCGGAAGGCTGCGCAAAGCGGATGCTCAGATCAAAAGTTTATCGTTAAAAGACGCTGCAGGACGTGTGGCAAATGTTGTTCTGCAGCTTGCAGATGATGTTGGTGTTTTCCGAAAAGGTAAAGTGGAGATTGATGAGCTTCCGCTGCAACAGGATCTTGCCAATATGGCCGGAACCTCACGCGAAACAATTTCAAGAATGATCCACAAATTTATTAAAAAAGGATATTTGCAGCTCCAAGGCAGCAAGTTGATTATTAACGATTACGAAAATTTTAAGACACTTCATTCCTAA
- a CDS encoding PHP domain-containing protein: MHTNFSDGVFSPYELIKKCKQKGLSIISITDHDSVEAFPDAIEYGKEFGVEVIPGVELSALVDDKDVHILGYFVDYTSEHLQEYLEFFRRERVKRAERIVAKLNSINVPLKFETVMERAGKGAVGRPHIASAMVEEGFIDSYHQAFEKFIGNGGPAYEKKFQLTLTDAIKLISSSGGLSFLAHPGRYTTEELLQQTIKSGLDGIEVIHPSHQPTHTQYYRGVVNEYFLLESGGSDFHGGKKNDDEVLGNYYIDEVRVGMMKHRLFSNNTSHNS, encoded by the coding sequence ATGCATACGAATTTTTCGGACGGAGTATTCTCTCCGTACGAATTAATCAAAAAATGCAAACAAAAAGGTCTCTCTATTATCAGTATTACGGATCACGATAGTGTTGAAGCATTTCCTGATGCAATTGAATACGGAAAAGAATTCGGTGTAGAAGTAATACCGGGTGTCGAACTAAGCGCATTAGTCGACGACAAAGATGTTCACATCCTTGGATATTTTGTTGATTATACCAGTGAGCATCTGCAGGAGTATCTTGAATTCTTTCGACGGGAACGTGTAAAACGTGCTGAGCGAATTGTCGCAAAATTAAACAGCATCAATGTTCCATTAAAATTTGAAACCGTCATGGAACGCGCGGGGAAAGGTGCCGTTGGGCGCCCCCATATTGCGTCAGCGATGGTTGAAGAAGGATTTATCGATTCATATCACCAAGCGTTCGAAAAATTCATCGGAAACGGTGGACCTGCCTACGAAAAGAAATTCCAACTGACACTCACTGATGCTATCAAACTCATCTCATCTTCCGGTGGATTGTCATTTCTTGCACACCCAGGCAGATATACAACAGAAGAGTTATTGCAGCAGACAATTAAGTCCGGTCTTGATGGAATTGAAGTGATTCATCCGTCACACCAGCCAACCCATACCCAATATTATCGCGGAGTGGTGAATGAATACTTTCTTCTGGAAAGCGGCGGTTCGGATTTTCACGGCGGCAAAAAAAATGATGACGAAGTATTGGGAAATTATTATATTGATGAAGTTCGAGTTGGAATGATGAAACACAGGCTTTTCTCCAACAATACATCCCACAACAGTTAG
- the ribH gene encoding 6,7-dimethyl-8-ribityllumazine synthase, with protein MATEVFPRVFEGGVSAENKKFAIVVSSFNKAVTQKLLEGALQCFRKNGATDVDVFHCPGAFELPQVASFITLQKKYDAVLCLGAVIRGETPHFDYICQECARGIGQVSYDRKIPVLFGVLTTNTFEQAMERAGGSVGNKGYDTALGAIEMSNLFSQSAS; from the coding sequence ATGGCTACCGAAGTTTTTCCACGTGTGTTTGAAGGAGGCGTAAGTGCGGAGAATAAAAAATTCGCAATCGTTGTCAGTTCATTCAATAAAGCGGTAACGCAAAAACTGCTGGAGGGAGCACTGCAATGTTTTCGAAAAAACGGAGCGACGGATGTAGATGTCTTCCATTGTCCCGGTGCCTTTGAACTTCCGCAGGTTGCTTCATTTATTACACTGCAAAAAAAATACGATGCGGTTCTTTGTTTGGGTGCTGTCATTCGAGGGGAGACTCCTCACTTTGATTACATCTGTCAGGAATGTGCGAGAGGAATCGGTCAGGTGTCGTACGATCGAAAGATTCCTGTGCTGTTCGGTGTGCTGACCACAAATACGTTTGAACAGGCGATGGAGCGTGCCGGCGGAAGTGTTGGTAATAAAGGGTATGATACTGCCCTGGGTGCAATTGAGATGTCGAACCTATTTTCACAATCTGCTTCATAA